The Ornithodoros turicata isolate Travis chromosome 7, ASM3712646v1, whole genome shotgun sequence genome includes a region encoding these proteins:
- the LOC135401519 gene encoding uncharacterized protein LOC135401519 has product MHRISIWLALLLTVCVAMGSSAEVRLQKREADIYEKCLPRLLEDVTYDAAAEKITLFPPEFSPEEECIPTGRYTYMLSYAEEGEEPLYWSVPGIKGPLVIHGLTPSTRYNITVAMSYLYGFTNQAKETPVYLIQAKTRDLAVPPPPTTEIKLVDSSLLNKTQQKIQFPAHIFSDVNGAIRRVDILVAQDTEIDKCEQPVTWREAHSQSPIKCYDTGSNSKSYSRSCLLHDETTVECVLGWQDECDDSICNGPLTPGVKYGVKLRSTKYAPPTDSKPAFFTAGGPSGAAGSGSGAGGKGSDVGGKGSGRTTCGSSSLIGAITFFVVLAMTK; this is encoded by the exons ATGCATAGGATTTCGATTTGGTTAGCTCTCTTACTGACG GTCTGCGTGGCAATGGGTTCGTCTGCAGAAGTACGGTTGCAGAAGCGGGAAGCGGATATCTACGAGAAATGTC TTCCCCGGCTCCTTGAAGACGTGACGTACGACGCTGCAGCTGAAAAGATCACTCTCTTTCCGCCGGAGTTCTCCCCTGAGGAAGAGTGTATACCCACAGGAAGATACACGTACATGCTCTCGTATGCAGAGGAAGGCGAGGAACCGCTATACTGGTCAGTTCCGGGCATCAAAGGGCCCCTCGTCATCCATGGCCTCACGCCCTCGACGCGGTATAATATAACGGTAGCCATGAGCTACCTCTACGGCTTCACAAACCAAGCTAAGGAAACACCGGTGTACCTCATTCAGGCGAAAACCAGGGACCTCGCAG TTCCTCCACCACCGACTACGGAAATCAAACTGGTGGATTCGTCCCTACTGAACAAGACCCAGCAAAAGATTCAATTTCCAGCCCACATATTCAGTGACGTCAACGGGGCTATCAGAAGAGTCGATATACTCGTGGCACAGGATACGGAAATAG ATAAGTGCGAGCAGCCAGTTACGTGGAGAGAAGCCCATTCGCAGTCCCCCATCAAGTGTTACGACACAGGAAGTAACAGCAAGA GTTACAGCCGTAGTTGCCTATTGCACGATGAAACTACAGTAGAATGCGTGTTGGGGTGGCAAGATGAATGCGATGACAGTATCTGCAATGGACCTCTGACACCTGGCGTCAAGTACGG GGTAAAGCTAAGGAGCACTAAGTATGCTCCGCCCACAGATTCCAAGCCAGCTTTCTTCACAGCTGGAGGCCCATCTGGCGCTG CTGGCAGTGGCAGTGGTGCCGGTGGCAAAGGCAGTGATGTTGGTGGCAAAGGCAGTGGCAGAACGACGTGTGGAAGCTCCTCGCTGATCGGTGCTATCACGTTTTTCGTAGTCCTCGCA ATGACGAAGTAG